A stretch of Gossypium hirsutum isolate 1008001.06 chromosome A06, Gossypium_hirsutum_v2.1, whole genome shotgun sequence DNA encodes these proteins:
- the LOC107962731 gene encoding protein phosphatase 1 regulatory inhibitor subunit PPP1R7 homolog: MQSQNEPPVEAKPDQDDQTVEIDLSSITSLDLTSFQLPDLDSVELPPNLIDLDLTTNRLSKLDSRIANLINLRKLSFRQNLFNDAAIEPISSWESLTGLEELILRDNKLTKIPDVGIFKKLLVFDVSFNEITSLQGLSKASSTIKELYVSKNEVTKMEEIDHLHELQILELGSNRLRVMENLQNFTKLQELWLGRNRIKVINLCGLSCIKKISLQSNRLTSMIGLEECNALEEIYLSHNGIAKTEGLSKLVNLRVLDVSSNKLTSVDDIQNLTRLEDLWLNDNRIESLEDIAEGVSGSREKLTTIYLENNPCAQSPNYNATLKQIFPNIQQIDSEVFA, encoded by the exons ATGCAAAGCCAGAACGAACCACCAGTAGAAGCCAAACCGGACCAAGATGATCAAACCGTGGAGATTGATTTATCCTCCATCACCAGTCTCGATCTTACCAGCTTCCAGCTCCCCGATCTCGACTCGGTGGAATTGCCGCCAAATCTCATCGATTTGGACCTAACAACGAACCGCTTATCGAAATTGGACTCTCGGATTGCGAACCTCATCAATCTCAGAAAGCTTTCTTTTCGACAGAATCTCTTCAACGATGCTGCTATCGAGCCAATCTCCAGCTGGGAATCGTTAACTGGTCTTGAG GAGTTAATACTTAGGGATAATAAACTGACGAAAATACCAGATGTGGGTATATTCAAGAAGCTCTTAGTTTTTGATGTTTCTTTCAATGAAATCACTTCATTACAAGGATTGTCGAAGGCCTCCAGCACAATCAAGGAACTCTATGTCTCCAAAAATGAAGTTACTAAGATGGAGGAGATTGACCACTTGCATGAGTTGCAAATCCTTGAACTTGGTTCTAACAGACTACGG GTGATGGAAAATTTGCAAAATTTCACAAAGTTACAAGAACTGTGGCTAGGAAGAAACCGAATCAAAGTGATCAACCTTTGTGGGCTTAGCTGCATCAAGAAGATTAGCTTGCAAAGTAACCGGTTAACATCTATGATAGGGTTGGAG GAATGCAATGCCCTAGAAGAAATATACTTGAGCCACAATGGTATAGCAAAAACGGAAGGCCTATCAAAATTGGTCAACCTCCGAGTATTAGATGTTTCATCAAATAAGCTAACATCAGTCGATGATATTCAAAACTTAACAAG GTTGGAAGACTTGTGGCTCAATGACAACCGAATAGAATCACTTGAGGACATAGCTGAGGGTGTTTCTGGTTCAAGAGAAAAGCTCACTACTATCTACCTTGAAAATAATCCATGT